Proteins encoded together in one Microcebus murinus isolate Inina chromosome 16, M.murinus_Inina_mat1.0, whole genome shotgun sequence window:
- the AAR2 gene encoding protein AAR2 homolog, protein MQMDPELAKRLFFEGATVVILNMPRGTEFGIDYNSWEVGPKFRGVKMIPPGIHFLHYSSVDKANPREVGPRMGFFLSLQQRGLTVLHWNAVQEEVDLSPVPESEVEAMRANLQELDQFLGPYPYATLKKWISLTNFISEATMERLQPESRQICAFSDVLPVLSMKHTKDRAGQNLPRCGTECKSYQEGLARLPEMKPRAGTEIRFSVLPKQMFPAGATPAEITRHSMDLSYALETLLSKQFPSSPQDVLGELQFAFVCFLLGNVYEAFEHWKRLLNLLCRSEAAMVKHHALYSNLISLLYHQLGEIPADFFVDIVSQDNFLTSTLQVFFSSACSIAVDATLRKKAEKFQAHLTKKFRWDFAAEPEDCAPVVVELPEGIETG, encoded by the exons ATGCAGATGGATCCTGAGCTAGCCAAGCGCCTCTTCTTTGAAGGGGCCACTGTGGTCATCCTGAACATGCCCAGGGGAACGGAGTTTGGCATTGATTACAACTCCTGGGAGGTGGGACCTAAGTTCCGGGGCGTGAAGATGATCCCTCCGGGCATCCACTTCCTCCACTACAGCTCTGTGGACAAGGCCAATCCCAGGGAGGTGGGCCCTCGTATGGGCTTCTTCCTTAGCCTGCAGCAGCGGGGCCTGACAGTCCTGCACTGGAATGCGGTCCAGGAAGAGGTAGACCTGTCCCCAGTTCCAGAGTCTGAGGTGGAAGCCATGAGGGCCAATCTCCAGGAGCTGGACCAGTTCCTGGGACCTTACCCATATGCCACACTCAAGAAGTGGATCTCACTCACCAACTTCATCAGTGAGGCCACGATGGAGAGGCTGCAGCCCGAGAGCCGGCAGATCTGTGCCTTCTCAGATGTGCTACCCGTGCTCTCCATGAAGCACACCAAGGACCGGGCAGGGCAGAATCTACCCCGCTGTGGTACTGAGTGCAAAAGCTACCAAGAGGGCCTGGCTCGGTTGCCTGAAATGAAGCCCAGAGCTGGGACAGAGATCCGCTTCTCAGTACTGCCCAAACAGATGTTCCCAGCAGGTGCCACACCAGCAGAGATAACCAGGCACAGCATGGACCTGAGCTATGCCCTCGAGACTTTGCTCAGCAAGCAGTTCCCCAGCAGCCCTCAGGATGTGCTTG GTGAACTCCAGTTTGCCTTTGTGTGCTTCCTGCTGGGGAACGTGTACGAGGCATTTGAGCACTGGAAGAGGCTCCTGAACCTCCTGTGCCGGTCAGAAGCAGCCATGGTGAAGCACCATGCCCTCTACAGCAACCTCATCTCCCTCCTGTACCACCAGCTTGGTGAGATCCCTGCCGACTTCTTTGTAGACATTGTTTCCCAAGACAACTTCCTCACCAGCACCTTACAG GTTTTCTTTTCCTCCGCCTGCAGCATTGCTGTGGATGCCACCCTGAGGAAGAAAGCTGAAAAGTTCCAAGCTCACCTAACCAAGAAGTTCCGGTGGGACTTCGCTGCGGAACCTGAGGACTGTGCCCCGGTGGTGGTGGAGCTCCCTGAGGGCATCGAGACTGGCTAA